From Desulfurispira natronophila, a single genomic window includes:
- a CDS encoding sensor histidine kinase has product MEYSLFVFGTIAMVFAGIIFCLHYSHRHSCWLPLSFASALLATALWLALASQLFPHSWILPIRDGGLFLSAVAIMIAGLRSIPMPIPTWKLGAGTLLLGLLLAWISSPTTMVIVTWVAFAIPGALLCAQSLWRQTASSQSTLLIALRVLALSLLLMVILLPWGLGTALPISFQPVSMLLVRIIAMALLALAAFGAWLILLKSLHSAPQDEPQKVYSLSSGTSAVVVCSLLVFTWYGVQWFSKHEEELQLQHLERQINILSETLNTDRIAQMSFSPEETGTVLYRRVTNMLGSYRNVQPQTSRILLYRPQSDGFALGPVSGEYSATDHRIHYPRHPGAATAAFSENKLQVVQQLAQGNPIVAIYLPAQTTSGDRIAYGIEMISHQEQMVRHLKTAMAIPLFSAMAFTLLVVTLNNVLFLRTMPRMRSLCCVRHIEVIFVFFTGLLFTALVAGSSHLFERQNRNFLFEHWSNHKTDQIKNSMFHLHDSLQLLEHYLTHANDLSPAAFKALAEPMAHNLGLAGIAWARMEDNTSTPSAPLTLYAGEELPLAQLDSDILADERLAPFAQQAKRSGIPFMAAPFATDNDDSNPQWTAIILHVERKDFAYQGFLVAFMHIENFWSQAISNDNNADILVDVRLQGGGESHSYTLYEPSLKSTIHHFTKLESTYPLFRYGYAWVFTTRPGPLFELAYPNRAAAIIVGAGLILTLGASFFAWYLVGTNRRIQETVEQRTAELQRNRDFQQLLLRELPVGVAVHNPNTLQLEHQNRAWEEMFQDSSQGSDVWQRLQWAISSACHHCQTVDIPDDQYPLTNGEVRHLHTFITPIPGEDTDTQNVLICSQDITTRKNAEHALQDVLQKQQQEIDRAVQTVREQDHQIFEQMRRHALLSLLVNLAHHWRQPLNVVALAVQELEELFCDGELTKEECHKRVETALDEVLKLSETITQFTNLYETPEDQRDNYQLHKLCNQAFRLIVSLPNIQLELDNQVDEHLNIRVNRNDIIELLVEFFRNVQEAMQQRDITQATVYVSAQRLEEDQVEIVVEDHVGGIDAAIIQDIFEPYVTTAFRARDKGLGLYISRRIVEDRYRGTIEAMNREQGAAFRVVLSGC; this is encoded by the coding sequence ATGGAATACTCCCTTTTTGTCTTTGGCACCATAGCCATGGTGTTCGCTGGGATCATTTTTTGCCTTCACTATAGCCATCGGCATTCCTGCTGGTTACCCCTCAGCTTTGCCAGCGCCCTGTTGGCAACAGCACTGTGGTTAGCTCTCGCAAGTCAACTTTTCCCCCACAGCTGGATACTACCTATCCGGGACGGCGGACTCTTCCTCAGTGCTGTTGCGATAATGATAGCTGGTCTGCGCAGTATTCCCATGCCGATTCCCACATGGAAGCTGGGAGCAGGAACACTCCTGTTGGGGCTACTGCTAGCGTGGATCAGTAGCCCCACAACCATGGTCATAGTAACCTGGGTCGCTTTTGCAATCCCTGGAGCTCTCCTGTGTGCCCAAAGCCTGTGGCGACAGACCGCATCCAGCCAATCCACGCTACTCATTGCCCTGAGAGTATTGGCACTGTCACTATTGTTGATGGTAATCCTTCTGCCTTGGGGACTTGGTACAGCGCTTCCCATAAGCTTCCAGCCAGTATCGATGCTGCTGGTACGCATCATTGCCATGGCCCTGCTGGCTCTGGCCGCATTCGGGGCATGGCTTATTCTACTGAAGTCCTTGCACAGCGCCCCCCAAGATGAGCCTCAAAAGGTATACTCCCTCTCCAGCGGCACCAGTGCGGTCGTGGTATGCTCACTTTTGGTATTCACCTGGTACGGAGTACAATGGTTCAGCAAGCACGAGGAGGAGCTACAACTTCAGCATCTCGAGCGGCAGATCAATATCCTTTCAGAAACCCTGAACACCGATCGCATCGCCCAGATGAGCTTCTCACCAGAGGAGACTGGCACGGTGCTATATCGCCGCGTCACCAATATGCTGGGCTCCTACCGCAATGTTCAGCCTCAAACCAGCCGGATACTTCTTTACCGACCACAAAGCGATGGATTTGCCTTAGGGCCGGTATCTGGAGAGTACTCGGCGACAGATCATCGAATACATTATCCACGTCACCCGGGAGCCGCCACAGCAGCTTTTAGCGAAAATAAACTCCAGGTAGTTCAGCAGCTGGCCCAGGGCAACCCCATAGTAGCCATCTACCTTCCAGCTCAAACAACATCGGGTGACAGGATTGCCTACGGCATCGAGATGATTTCTCACCAGGAGCAGATGGTTCGACACCTCAAGACCGCAATGGCCATTCCCCTTTTCAGCGCCATGGCTTTTACCTTACTAGTCGTCACCCTTAATAACGTCCTTTTCCTGCGAACCATGCCCCGCATGCGCAGCCTCTGTTGTGTGCGCCATATTGAGGTTATTTTTGTTTTCTTCACTGGCCTGCTCTTCACCGCCCTGGTGGCCGGATCATCCCATTTGTTTGAGCGGCAAAATCGCAATTTTCTTTTTGAGCACTGGAGCAACCATAAAACAGACCAGATCAAAAACAGTATGTTTCACCTCCATGACTCGCTACAGCTGCTGGAACATTATCTGACTCACGCCAACGATCTTTCCCCGGCAGCCTTTAAGGCACTTGCAGAACCCATGGCACACAACCTGGGGCTGGCCGGCATTGCCTGGGCCAGAATGGAAGACAATACCAGCACTCCTTCAGCTCCACTCACACTATACGCAGGTGAAGAGCTTCCCCTGGCGCAACTGGATTCCGATATTCTGGCAGACGAGCGACTGGCACCATTTGCCCAGCAAGCAAAACGGAGCGGAATCCCTTTTATGGCGGCTCCTTTTGCTACGGATAACGATGATAGCAACCCACAGTGGACAGCAATTATTCTCCATGTTGAGCGTAAGGACTTTGCTTACCAAGGATTTCTCGTAGCATTCATGCATATAGAAAACTTCTGGAGCCAGGCCATCAGCAACGACAACAACGCAGATATATTGGTTGATGTTCGCTTGCAGGGAGGCGGAGAGTCGCACTCATACACACTCTATGAACCATCCCTGAAATCAACCATTCACCACTTCACCAAACTAGAGAGCACATACCCCCTTTTCCGCTATGGGTACGCCTGGGTTTTCACCACTCGTCCCGGACCGCTTTTTGAACTGGCCTATCCTAACCGTGCCGCTGCTATTATCGTCGGCGCCGGGCTCATACTCACTTTGGGAGCCAGTTTCTTTGCCTGGTACCTGGTGGGTACCAATCGCCGCATTCAGGAAACGGTAGAGCAGCGTACGGCTGAGCTACAGCGCAACCGCGATTTCCAACAGCTGCTGTTGCGTGAACTGCCGGTTGGCGTAGCAGTACACAACCCCAACACACTGCAATTAGAGCACCAGAACCGTGCCTGGGAAGAGATGTTTCAAGATAGCTCCCAGGGCAGCGACGTATGGCAACGCCTGCAGTGGGCCATCAGCAGTGCCTGCCATCACTGTCAGACAGTAGATATTCCCGACGATCAGTACCCGTTGACCAACGGGGAAGTGAGGCACCTACATACTTTTATCACCCCTATCCCTGGCGAAGACACGGATACGCAAAATGTACTGATCTGCTCGCAGGACATTACGACTCGCAAAAACGCTGAGCACGCTCTGCAGGATGTACTGCAGAAGCAACAGCAGGAAATTGACCGTGCTGTGCAAACAGTGCGGGAACAGGATCATCAAATATTTGAGCAAATGCGCCGTCACGCCTTGCTCAGCTTGCTGGTGAACCTGGCTCACCATTGGCGACAACCGCTCAACGTTGTAGCCCTTGCCGTGCAGGAGCTGGAAGAGCTGTTCTGTGATGGTGAGCTGACAAAGGAAGAGTGCCATAAGCGAGTTGAAACAGCCCTGGATGAGGTCCTGAAACTTTCCGAGACGATCACCCAGTTTACCAACCTCTACGAGACACCTGAAGATCAGCGAGACAATTACCAACTACACAAGCTGTGCAATCAGGCATTCCGCTTGATCGTGTCACTCCCCAATATTCAACTGGAGTTGGATAACCAGGTGGACGAACACTTAAACATAAGGGTTAACCGCAACGATATCATTGAATTGCTGGTGGAATTTTTTCGCAACGTGCAGGAAGCCATGCAGCAGCGCGATATCACCCAGGCTACAGTATACGTGAGTGCTCAGCGCCTGGAAGAAGATCAGGTAGAGATTGTTGTGGAAGACCATGTTGGCGGTATTGATGCCGCCATAATACAGGACATATTTGAACCCTACGTCACTACTGCGTTTCGCGCCCGGGACAAGGGCCTTGGGCTCTATATCAGCCGACGTATTGTTGAGGACCGCTACAGGGGAACCATCGAGGCAATGAACCGCGAGCAGGGAGCAGCCTTCCGCGTTGTGCTCAGCGGCTGCTAG